CCCCGACGGTTGGTACGATGCCTTCAAAAAGTCAGACCTCTCCCGTGTAGCCACAGACGCCCATACGCGGTGAGTTGACAACGGGTAGGAAGGCATCTTCCTATGCACACTGGTAGAGCTCGCATGGGGTACCGGTCGTACGGTCGTGCTGCGGCGTACAGCGCACAAGGTGCGCCAGCATTGCAGCCTTGGACGTGCGCGTCGCGCACAGCCGTTCCTGTGATTTCGGGACATAACCCTAGATTCCATGATACCCTTTCGCTCAGGTGTCCGACTTTACCCAAGCTCAGATCGAATTAACAAGTATTATGTCCCCAAGCATCGAATCGGACCGTCATCGCCGGCCTTGCCGCCGTGCGCTGGTTTGGCTCGTGACGATGATCCTTTCGATCGAGGCTTGCGCGATGGCCCATGCGAAGAACGCTGAACCCGATCTGGAAAGCAGCGTCTGCGGCGTCCTGCGCGAGCCGTTGGCGTTCTGGCAGTTCCGGTGGGTCGCCGGAGCGCCCGATGCACGCCGCATCCGATCCATCCGGGAGATCGAACGGCTGTCCTTTACCACCCTCGACGGCCGCGAGCTGGGCGGGTATAAGCTGCGCGCCGCAAATCCCCGAGGCTATCTGCTGGTGGCCCAGGGAAACGCCATGCTGGCGGACCAAATCATGGGCGTGCTGGAGTTCTTTCGCAATTCGGGGCTCGATGTCTATGCTTACGACTACCGGGGATATGGACTCTCAGAGGGCAAGAGTCGGCTCAAGGCCATCGTATCCGACTATCGGGAAATCGTGACGGCCCTGAACGCCAAGGGCTATGGGCGTCGTTATCTCTACGGCATGTCCATGGGCGGCGTCATCCTGA
The window above is part of the Candidatus Methylomirabilis lanthanidiphila genome. Proteins encoded here:
- a CDS encoding Alpha/beta hydrolase family protein is translated as MAHAKNAEPDLESSVCGVLREPLAFWQFRWVAGAPDARRIRSIREIERLSFTTLDGRELGGYKLRAANPRGYLLVAQGNAMLADQIMGVLEFFRNSGLDVYAYDYRGYGLSEGKSRLKAIVSDYREIVTALNAKGYGRRYLYGMSMGGVILTNAVGPGGEYDALVVDSSPSRISGLGCPEEYDPVRQLPADGSKLMLIIGLRDRVVPPRDIEEMAKVVQDRGGVVLKSPEFGHPLMDLDPASRRRRFQVVADFLRR